One genomic window of Streptomonospora nanhaiensis includes the following:
- the aztD gene encoding zinc metallochaperone AztD, translating into MPHLPHPPRLSGGPLRPRPAARRGGRAALSALAVLGLAATAACGSGGAGTGAAPEESARPGAEVADALVATYDGGLYVLDGTTLEVVEDIPLEGFNRVNPAGDDRHVLVSTSSGFRVLDAAGARLTDDEFPAPEPGHVVHHAGRTALFSDGTGEVTVFDPADLGEGLPEADTHTTEHPHHGVALVLENGEMVVTLGDEEERPGIQVLDAEGVETARSEECPGVHGEATARGEAVVIGCEDGVLVYSGGDITKVDSPDDYGRIGNQAGHEDSPYVLGDYKTDPDAELERPERVSVIDTESGELELVDLGTSYSFRSLGRGPEGEGLVLGTDGALHVIDMAAGEVTASHPVVGEWSEPLEWQDPRPTLYVRGGTAYVTEPGEKKVYAVDIATGEVTTEAELPEASNELTGLPAA; encoded by the coding sequence ATGCCCCACCTGCCCCACCCGCCCCGCCTCTCCGGCGGTCCCCTCCGTCCCCGCCCCGCCGCCCGGCGGGGCGGCCGGGCGGCGCTGTCGGCCCTGGCCGTGCTGGGCCTGGCCGCCACCGCGGCCTGCGGCTCCGGCGGCGCCGGCACCGGCGCCGCGCCCGAGGAGTCCGCGCGGCCCGGCGCCGAGGTCGCCGACGCACTCGTCGCCACCTACGACGGCGGCCTCTACGTCCTCGACGGCACGACCCTGGAGGTGGTCGAGGACATCCCGCTGGAGGGCTTCAACCGGGTCAACCCCGCGGGCGACGACCGCCACGTGCTCGTGTCGACCTCCTCGGGGTTCCGCGTCCTGGACGCCGCCGGCGCGCGGCTGACCGACGACGAGTTCCCCGCCCCCGAGCCCGGCCACGTCGTCCACCACGCCGGGCGGACCGCGCTGTTCTCCGACGGCACGGGCGAGGTCACCGTCTTCGACCCCGCCGACCTGGGAGAGGGCCTGCCCGAGGCCGACACGCACACCACCGAGCACCCCCACCACGGTGTCGCGCTGGTGCTGGAGAACGGCGAGATGGTCGTGACCCTCGGCGACGAGGAGGAGCGCCCCGGCATCCAGGTCCTCGACGCCGAAGGCGTGGAGACCGCCCGCAGCGAGGAGTGCCCCGGCGTGCACGGCGAGGCCACCGCGCGCGGCGAGGCCGTGGTGATCGGCTGCGAGGACGGCGTGCTGGTCTACTCCGGCGGCGACATCACCAAGGTCGACAGCCCCGACGACTACGGCCGCATCGGCAACCAGGCCGGGCACGAGGACTCGCCCTACGTCCTGGGCGACTACAAGACCGACCCCGACGCCGAGCTGGAGCGGCCCGAGCGCGTCTCGGTCATCGACACCGAGAGCGGCGAGCTGGAGCTGGTCGACCTGGGCACCAGCTACAGCTTCCGCTCGCTGGGGCGCGGCCCCGAGGGAGAGGGGCTGGTGCTGGGCACCGACGGCGCGCTGCACGTGATCGACATGGCCGCCGGCGAGGTCACCGCCTCCCACCCCGTGGTGGGCGAGTGGAGCGAGCCCCTGGAGTGGCAGGACCCCCGCCCCACGCTGTACGTGCGCGGGGGCACCGCCTATGTGACCGAGCCCGGCGAGAAGAAGGTCTACGCCGTGGACATCGCCACCGGTGAGGTCACGACGGAGGCGGAGCTGCCGGAGGCGTCCAACGAGCTGACCGGCCTGCCCGCCGCCTGA
- a CDS encoding pyridoxine/pyridoxamine 5'-phosphate oxidase yields the protein MADVGDDLRELLRGLEVLGGPLPAFDPGEAPDDPTDLFAAWLVDAVEAGVAEPHAMTLSTVTPEGRPEARVLILKSVDRAGWRFAVSTAGAKGRDLAHSPYVALTFHWRELGRQVRVSGRAEAEEPERAAADFLARSASARELVLLGRQSEVLADPADIDRELGPVRDRLAAEPGLVPKEWTSYLVIADKVEFWQGAASRRHTRLRYSRATGTGPWRRDRLWP from the coding sequence ATGGCGGACGTCGGCGACGACCTGCGGGAACTGCTGCGGGGACTGGAGGTGCTCGGCGGGCCGCTACCGGCGTTCGACCCCGGCGAGGCCCCTGACGACCCGACCGACCTGTTCGCCGCGTGGCTGGTCGACGCGGTCGAGGCCGGGGTCGCCGAGCCGCACGCCATGACGCTCTCGACCGTCACCCCGGAGGGGCGGCCCGAGGCGCGCGTCCTCATCCTCAAGTCCGTCGACCGGGCCGGGTGGCGGTTCGCCGTCAGCACCGCCGGCGCCAAGGGGCGGGACCTCGCGCACAGCCCGTACGTGGCGCTGACCTTCCACTGGCGCGAACTCGGCCGGCAGGTCCGGGTGTCCGGCCGCGCGGAGGCCGAGGAGCCCGAGCGCGCCGCCGCCGACTTCCTGGCCCGGTCGGCCAGCGCCCGCGAACTGGTGCTGCTGGGGCGGCAGAGCGAGGTCCTGGCCGACCCGGCCGACATCGACCGGGAACTCGGCCCGGTCCGCGACCGCCTGGCGGCCGAGCCCGGGCTGGTGCCGAAGGAGTGGACGTCCTACCTGGTCATCGCCGACAAGGTGGAGTTCTGGCAGGGTGCGGCCAGCCGGCGGCACACGCGGCTGCGCTACAGCCGCGCCACCGGGACCGGCCCGTGGCGCCGCGACCGGCTCTGGCCGTGA
- a CDS encoding alpha/beta hydrolase produces the protein MHERYLNALPAALRPDPLPSRESTWWRWRDTDVHVERVGDPQAAARVLFLHGLGGHAAAMWPYAALLAGRGLRVAVPDLPGFGRTRVPRPGAVRYADWVAMACDLLRAERAAHAGPLVVVGASMGGMLAYDAATRTGAADRVVATCLPDPRDAAVRRRMARSPLLSAAARPALRAVAGPLAGVRVPLRWLTNMRAISNEPGLADLIAGDRRGGGNRMPLGFLRDLLDSAPALEPERATSPGFVLAHPGDDRWTPLAVSLPFFERIAAPKELVVLEGAGHFPVERPGVERLVDAVAAAVPH, from the coding sequence ATGCACGAACGCTACCTGAACGCCCTGCCCGCCGCCCTGCGGCCCGACCCCCTGCCCAGCCGCGAATCCACGTGGTGGCGCTGGCGCGACACCGACGTCCACGTCGAGCGGGTGGGCGACCCACAGGCGGCGGCCCGCGTCCTGTTCCTGCACGGGCTGGGCGGGCACGCGGCGGCGATGTGGCCCTACGCCGCGCTGCTGGCCGGGCGCGGCCTGCGCGTCGCAGTGCCCGACCTGCCCGGGTTCGGCCGGACCCGCGTTCCGCGCCCCGGTGCCGTCCGCTACGCCGACTGGGTCGCGATGGCCTGCGACCTCCTGCGCGCCGAACGCGCGGCGCACGCGGGCCCGCTGGTGGTCGTGGGCGCCAGCATGGGCGGGATGCTGGCCTACGACGCGGCCACCCGCACCGGCGCGGCGGACCGCGTGGTCGCCACCTGCCTGCCCGACCCGCGCGACGCGGCGGTGCGGCGGCGTATGGCCCGCTCGCCGCTGCTGAGCGCGGCGGCCCGGCCGGCGCTGCGGGCGGTCGCGGGGCCGCTGGCGGGGGTGCGCGTGCCGCTGCGGTGGCTGACCAACATGCGCGCCATCAGCAACGAGCCCGGCCTGGCGGACCTGATCGCGGGCGACCGGCGCGGCGGCGGGAACCGGATGCCGCTGGGCTTCCTGCGCGACCTGCTGGACTCGGCGCCGGCGCTGGAGCCCGAGCGGGCGACGTCGCCGGGGTTCGTCCTGGCGCATCCCGGGGACGACCGGTGGACTCCGCTGGCGGTCAGCCTGCCGTTCTTCGAGCGCATCGCCGCACCCAAGGAACTCGTCGTCCTGGAGGGGGCGGGCCACTTCCCCGTGGAGCGGCCCGGGGTGGAGCGGCTGGTGGACGCGGTGGCGGCCGCCGTGCCGCACTGA
- a CDS encoding endonuclease/exonuclease/phosphatase family protein, translating to MRLARYAAAVLAGAALLLGLSITPAGTTTAGAEAAPPRPQARSALTWNLCGTAEHCPGRTDPALKAAAAAGQALTDPDLAYIMLQEVCAVSHVAPLRKRLGTDWGVYFRPARDVRTGEFIRCGIPNGPGSVQPELAGTAVAVKKSGPGGRVRVAGMEFDPPDPGSPATQGAACLVDDTSRTLACSAHFVHSGVDPDGSLRTWYARQLGERIDAAVARGYRVVVGADLNTTSADGYAAGLHAGAVAADAGAAPTYGPAYPFEAATLAIDYLYFDTAGWSPGPATVSDVVWSDHRMLRGSAVPR from the coding sequence ATGCGGTTGGCCCGGTACGCCGCCGCCGTCCTCGCCGGCGCAGCGCTGCTGCTCGGCCTGTCGATCACACCGGCGGGCACAACGACGGCGGGCGCCGAGGCCGCTCCGCCGCGCCCCCAGGCGCGGTCGGCCCTGACGTGGAACCTGTGCGGCACGGCCGAGCACTGCCCCGGCCGCACCGACCCGGCGCTGAAGGCGGCGGCCGCCGCCGGGCAGGCGCTGACCGACCCGGACCTGGCCTACATCATGCTCCAGGAGGTCTGCGCGGTCTCGCACGTGGCGCCGCTGCGCAAGCGCCTGGGCACCGACTGGGGGGTGTACTTCCGGCCGGCGCGCGACGTGCGGACCGGCGAGTTCATCCGGTGCGGGATTCCCAACGGCCCGGGCTCGGTGCAGCCCGAACTCGCCGGCACGGCCGTCGCCGTCAAGAAGTCCGGCCCCGGCGGCCGCGTCCGCGTCGCGGGCATGGAGTTCGACCCGCCCGACCCCGGCTCCCCCGCCACGCAGGGCGCCGCCTGCCTGGTGGACGACACGTCGCGGACGCTGGCCTGCTCCGCGCACTTCGTGCACAGCGGCGTGGATCCCGACGGCTCACTGCGCACCTGGTACGCCCGGCAGCTGGGCGAGCGGATCGACGCCGCCGTCGCGCGGGGCTACCGCGTCGTCGTCGGCGCCGACCTCAACACCACCTCCGCCGACGGCTACGCCGCCGGCCTGCACGCGGGAGCGGTGGCCGCCGACGCGGGTGCCGCGCCCACCTACGGCCCGGCCTACCCGTTCGAGGCCGCCACCCTGGCGATCGACTACCTCTACTTCGACACCGCCGGCTGGTCGCCGGGCCCCGCGACGGTGAGCGACGTGGTCTGGAGCGACCACCGCATGCTGCGCGGCTCCGCCGTCCCCCGCTGA
- a CDS encoding serine/threonine-protein kinase — protein MSRALRAEDPRRIGPYRLHSRLGGGGMGQVYLGRSPGGRAVAVKVVRPELADDIGFRRRFATEVEAAGRVGGFYTAQVLDSDTEADPPWLATAYIPGPSLYEAVETHGPLPLDTVAALGAGLAEGLAAVHACRLVHRDLKPGNVILASDGPRLIDFGIARAMDATSYTQTRTVLGTAAFMSPEQAVGAPVGPPSDVFSLACVLTYAATGNSPFGTGRIEAVAFRVVHAEPDLSGVPHRLAPLLAACLAKAPEDRPGVAEVLERLTGGGADHPTLVLPPQVTTMVTLRETILVTDVLPPGRDTEAELRAALESRFLADLHLLTARRHAEAARRRLAAKDRAREREQAQRQEARREPKKDRPKSSGRSTPSGKKKSGSSGAKRFSASASAHRPPPVRSTRRPPPKTAPKPPASTAAKKEDESNSEYGWWLAIAAGIAVALYVFHEGFSVWVSQALNDGTDTLEAGDCVGHVPPEGDVEVPCWAAAADYTVLGLASAPPELEAGLIDYEAPHVCTGVTGWDASVDHALELGGYTVCVEVIE, from the coding sequence ATGAGTCGTGCACTGCGGGCCGAGGATCCGCGCCGGATCGGGCCCTACCGCCTGCACTCGCGGCTGGGCGGCGGCGGCATGGGGCAGGTGTACCTCGGCCGCTCCCCCGGCGGGCGCGCCGTGGCGGTGAAGGTGGTGCGCCCCGAACTGGCCGACGACATCGGCTTCCGGCGCCGCTTCGCGACCGAGGTGGAGGCCGCCGGCCGCGTCGGCGGGTTCTACACCGCGCAGGTCCTGGACTCCGACACCGAAGCCGACCCGCCGTGGCTGGCCACCGCCTACATCCCCGGCCCCTCCCTCTACGAGGCCGTCGAGACCCACGGGCCGCTGCCGCTCGACACGGTGGCCGCGCTGGGCGCCGGGCTCGCCGAGGGGCTGGCCGCCGTCCACGCCTGCCGCCTGGTGCACCGCGACCTCAAGCCCGGCAACGTCATCCTCGCCTCCGACGGCCCGCGCCTCATCGACTTCGGCATCGCGCGGGCCATGGACGCCACCAGCTACACCCAGACCCGCACCGTGCTGGGCACGGCCGCGTTCATGTCGCCGGAGCAGGCCGTGGGCGCTCCCGTCGGGCCGCCCAGCGACGTGTTCTCGCTGGCCTGCGTGCTGACCTACGCCGCGACGGGCAACAGCCCCTTCGGGACCGGGCGGATCGAGGCGGTCGCCTTCCGCGTCGTGCACGCCGAGCCCGACCTGAGCGGCGTGCCGCACCGGCTCGCGCCCCTGCTCGCGGCCTGCCTGGCCAAGGCACCCGAGGACCGCCCCGGCGTGGCCGAGGTGCTGGAGCGGCTGACCGGGGGCGGCGCCGACCACCCGACGCTGGTGCTGCCGCCCCAGGTCACCACCATGGTCACCCTGCGCGAGACGATCCTGGTGACCGACGTGCTCCCGCCCGGCCGCGACACCGAGGCGGAGCTGCGCGCGGCCCTGGAGTCGCGGTTCCTCGCCGACCTGCACCTGCTGACCGCCCGGCGCCATGCCGAGGCCGCCCGGCGGCGGCTCGCGGCCAAGGACCGGGCCCGGGAGCGCGAGCAGGCGCAGCGGCAGGAAGCGAGGAGGGAGCCGAAGAAGGACCGGCCGAAGTCGTCGGGGAGGTCCACCCCCTCCGGGAAGAAGAAGTCCGGGTCCTCCGGCGCCAAGAGGTTTTCGGCCTCGGCCTCCGCGCACAGGCCGCCCCCCGTCCGCAGCACGCGGCGCCCGCCCCCCAAGACCGCCCCCAAGCCCCCGGCGAGCACGGCCGCCAAGAAGGAGGACGAGAGTAACTCCGAGTACGGGTGGTGGCTGGCGATCGCCGCCGGCATCGCGGTCGCGCTGTATGTGTTCCACGAGGGCTTCTCCGTCTGGGTCAGCCAGGCGTTGAACGACGGCACCGACACCCTAGAGGCCGGCGACTGCGTGGGACACGTCCCCCCGGAGGGCGACGTGGAGGTGCCGTGCTGGGCGGCGGCGGCCGACTACACCGTCCTCGGCCTGGCGTCGGCGCCGCCGGAGCTGGAGGCGGGGCTGATCGACTACGAGGCGCCCCACGTGTGCACCGGCGTGACCGGCTGGGACGCGAGCGTGGACCACGCGCTGGAACTCGGCGGCTACACGGTGTGCGTGGAGGTCATCGAGTGA
- a CDS encoding TetR/AcrR family transcriptional regulator, with product MEVLLEAAAQVFDREGPDATTNRIAERAGYSIGTLYQYFPNKEAMLLALTERHVEDAERAATAALAGLRAEEPDRRRAVRTLVESVAEVHRERPGLHRLMYRYTPRPREAVERLEGTYARVAAALADEFARCGHDRAEAERGALLLVHAADAYLHRIVLDDPAELAAVTTALCAMAAPAD from the coding sequence GTGGAGGTGCTGCTGGAGGCGGCTGCTCAGGTTTTCGACCGCGAGGGGCCCGACGCGACCACCAACCGCATCGCCGAGCGGGCGGGCTACTCCATCGGCACGCTCTACCAGTACTTCCCGAACAAGGAGGCGATGCTGCTCGCGCTCACCGAGCGGCACGTGGAGGACGCCGAGCGCGCGGCGACGGCCGCGCTCGCGGGTCTGCGCGCCGAGGAGCCCGACCGGCGGCGGGCGGTGCGGACGCTGGTGGAGTCCGTGGCGGAGGTCCACCGCGAGCGCCCCGGCCTGCACCGGCTGATGTACCGGTACACCCCGCGCCCCCGGGAGGCGGTGGAGCGGCTGGAGGGGACGTATGCCCGGGTGGCCGCCGCGCTGGCCGACGAGTTCGCGCGGTGCGGACACGACCGCGCCGAGGCCGAGCGCGGCGCGCTCCTCCTGGTGCACGCGGCAGACGCCTACCTGCACCGGATCGTCCTGGACGACCCCGCCGAACTCGCCGCCGTCACCACGGCCCTGTGCGCCATGGCCGCCCCCGCCGACTGA
- the aztB gene encoding zinc ABC transporter permease AztB, with translation MEWLTDPFEASFVARALWGGLLVAGTCALAGTWVVLRGMAFLGDAMSHGMLPGVALASLLGGNLFVGAALSAVAMALGVSAVTRWSRLSTDTAIGLLFVGMLALGVIIVSRSQSFAVDLTGFLFGDVLAVRPADLAVLAAAAAAAAAMSLLGHRAFVALAFDPRKAQTLGLAPRLAHTAMVGLVTLAIVASFHVVGTLLVFGLLIAPPAAMALWARRVPAIMLGAALLGAAATAAGLVLSWHLDTAAGATIAAVAVGLFFLSALAARVRDHRPARAAAAAP, from the coding sequence ATGGAATGGTTGACCGACCCGTTCGAGGCGTCCTTCGTCGCGCGGGCACTGTGGGGCGGACTCCTCGTCGCGGGCACCTGCGCCCTGGCCGGCACCTGGGTGGTGCTGCGCGGCATGGCGTTCCTCGGCGACGCGATGTCCCACGGCATGCTGCCCGGCGTGGCCCTGGCCTCCCTGCTGGGCGGCAACCTGTTCGTGGGCGCGGCGCTGAGCGCGGTGGCCATGGCGCTGGGGGTCAGCGCGGTGACCCGGTGGTCCCGGCTCTCCACTGACACCGCCATCGGCCTGCTTTTCGTGGGCATGCTGGCGCTGGGCGTGATCATCGTGTCCCGCTCCCAGTCCTTCGCCGTCGACCTCACCGGGTTCCTGTTCGGCGACGTCCTGGCCGTGCGGCCCGCCGACCTCGCCGTCCTGGCGGCGGCCGCGGCGGCCGCCGCCGCGATGTCCCTGCTGGGCCACCGGGCGTTCGTCGCCCTGGCGTTCGACCCCCGCAAGGCCCAGACCCTGGGCCTGGCACCCCGCCTGGCGCACACCGCCATGGTCGGGCTGGTCACGCTGGCGATCGTCGCGTCCTTCCACGTCGTGGGCACCCTGCTGGTCTTCGGCCTGCTCATCGCGCCGCCCGCCGCCATGGCCCTGTGGGCGCGGCGCGTCCCGGCGATCATGCTCGGCGCCGCCCTGCTGGGCGCGGCCGCCACCGCCGCCGGCCTGGTCCTCTCCTGGCACCTGGACACCGCGGCCGGGGCCACCATCGCCGCCGTCGCCGTCGGCCTGTTCTTCCTCTCCGCCCTGGCCGCCCGCGTGCGCGACCACCGGCCCGCCCGCGCGGCGGCCGCCGCCCCCTGA
- a CDS encoding alpha/beta fold hydrolase gives MTSATGGGAADGSGDAEGPQTSASPEIPARPESPETPERADHTDRTGRAHQTDHARHAARADRAGRREPPAFPHRRLVGYHDGLFGRVCSHTVGTPRPGVPEAVLVQGLGVSQYLLPALAALGAWTRAHLIELPGFGGSGDPPRELGVAEHGRCVAEWIFARHDAPVVLMGHSSGTQVAAHAARGHPLVAGAVLASPTIDPAARRWGPLVARWLLDGRLEAPGLNATQRPEWVRAGPRRLLHTVSTHLADHLEESVARLEVPVLVLYGRRDRIATERWARSLAATASEGAFARLPGAHAFPWSHPEAWSAPVRAFALRAGGAAAGE, from the coding sequence ATGACCAGCGCCACCGGCGGCGGGGCCGCGGACGGCAGCGGTGATGCCGAAGGCCCCCAGACCTCCGCGAGCCCCGAGATTCCCGCACGTCCCGAGAGCCCGGAGACCCCCGAACGCGCCGACCACACCGACCGCACCGGCCGCGCCCACCAGACCGACCACGCCCGCCACGCCGCGCGCGCCGACCGGGCCGGGCGCCGCGAGCCCCCGGCCTTCCCGCACCGCCGCCTCGTCGGCTACCACGACGGCCTGTTCGGGCGCGTGTGCTCCCACACCGTGGGCACCCCCCGCCCCGGCGTGCCCGAGGCGGTGCTCGTGCAGGGCCTGGGGGTGTCGCAGTACCTGCTGCCCGCCCTCGCCGCCCTCGGCGCCTGGACCCGCGCCCATCTCATCGAACTGCCCGGCTTCGGCGGCAGCGGCGACCCGCCCCGCGAACTCGGTGTCGCCGAGCACGGCCGGTGCGTGGCCGAGTGGATCTTCGCCCGCCACGACGCCCCCGTGGTGCTGATGGGCCACTCCAGCGGCACCCAGGTGGCCGCACACGCCGCGCGCGGCCACCCCCTGGTGGCCGGCGCGGTGCTGGCGAGCCCGACCATCGACCCCGCCGCGCGGCGCTGGGGGCCGCTGGTGGCGCGCTGGCTGCTGGACGGCCGCCTGGAGGCCCCGGGCCTGAACGCCACCCAGCGCCCGGAGTGGGTGCGGGCGGGCCCGCGCCGCCTGCTGCACACGGTGTCAACGCACCTGGCCGACCACCTGGAGGAGTCCGTGGCGCGCCTGGAGGTCCCGGTCCTCGTGCTCTACGGCCGCCGCGACCGGATCGCCACCGAGCGCTGGGCCCGCAGCCTCGCCGCGACCGCCTCCGAGGGCGCGTTCGCCCGCCTGCCCGGCGCCCACGCGTTTCCGTGGTCCCACCCCGAGGCGTGGTCGGCGCCGGTGCGCGCGTTCGCGCTGCGGGCGGGTGGCGCGGCGGCGGGGGAGTGA
- the aztC gene encoding zinc ABC transporter substrate-binding protein AztC, translated as MVTPRPDRRPAAPRRAAAGAALLALAAATALSGCGAIAAERSGIVVTTNILGDLTRNVVGDEAEVTVLMRPNADPHSFAVSARQAAELEDAALIVYNGLGLEEGVLRNVEAAEAAGTPSLAVGEGVDPISYTEGETAGAPDPHFWTDPVRAGEAVDLIADAVVEQVGGVDPDRVRANARAYRERVEEAHAHAQERFGAIPDDRRRLVTNHHVFGYLAQRYDFEVVGAVIPSGTTLASPSGSDLDSLATAVEESGVPAVFADSSQPDRLARVMAEEAGLEIEVVPLFSESLTGPDGGAATYLEMTRHNTDAIAEGLTG; from the coding sequence ATGGTGACCCCCCGGCCGGACCGCCGGCCCGCCGCCCCCCGCCGCGCGGCGGCCGGGGCCGCGCTGCTCGCCCTGGCCGCCGCCACCGCCCTCTCCGGCTGCGGCGCGATCGCCGCAGAGCGCTCCGGGATCGTGGTCACCACCAACATCCTGGGCGACCTCACCCGCAACGTCGTCGGCGACGAGGCCGAGGTGACCGTGCTGATGCGGCCCAACGCCGACCCCCACTCGTTCGCCGTCTCCGCCCGCCAGGCCGCCGAACTGGAGGACGCCGCCCTTATCGTCTACAACGGCCTGGGCCTGGAGGAGGGCGTGCTGCGCAACGTCGAGGCCGCCGAGGCGGCCGGCACCCCCTCCCTGGCGGTGGGGGAGGGCGTGGACCCCATCTCCTACACCGAGGGCGAGACCGCCGGAGCGCCCGACCCGCACTTCTGGACCGACCCGGTGCGCGCCGGCGAGGCGGTCGACCTCATCGCCGACGCCGTGGTCGAGCAGGTCGGGGGCGTGGACCCCGACCGGGTCCGCGCCAACGCCCGCGCCTACCGCGAGCGGGTCGAGGAGGCGCACGCCCACGCCCAGGAGCGGTTCGGCGCCATCCCCGACGACCGGCGCCGCCTCGTCACCAACCACCACGTGTTCGGCTACCTGGCCCAGCGCTACGACTTCGAGGTGGTCGGCGCGGTCATCCCCAGCGGCACCACCCTGGCCTCGCCCAGCGGCTCCGACCTGGACTCCCTGGCCACCGCCGTGGAGGAGTCCGGGGTGCCCGCCGTGTTCGCCGACTCCTCCCAGCCCGACCGCCTGGCCCGGGTCATGGCCGAGGAGGCCGGGCTGGAGATCGAGGTCGTGCCGCTGTTCTCCGAGTCGCTGACCGGGCCCGACGGCGGCGCGGCCACCTACCTGGAGATGACCCGCCACAACACCGACGCCATCGCCGAGGGCCTGACCGGCTGA
- a CDS encoding GbsR/MarR family transcriptional regulator produces MPGRRLTEDERRVIAAGLAGGLGYAEIARRLGRSTSTVTREVARNGGARGYGAERAQRAARLRGRRTGSGGAAPAARARADAYGRNPAAVERFQDYLAELLLRGGIPRTAARAVACLHTTDAGSLSAAELVRRLGVSAASVSKAVAYLERQGLIRRERAPGRRSERYVIDDEAWFHASIASAQRNAVLAEAARQGAAALGPTTPAGARLANTGRYLHHVSHELLSRAEYYHRLFRTGRTTERES; encoded by the coding sequence ATGCCCGGACGCCGGCTGACCGAGGACGAGCGCCGCGTCATCGCCGCCGGGCTGGCGGGCGGGCTCGGCTACGCCGAGATCGCCCGGCGGCTGGGGAGGTCCACCTCGACGGTGACCCGCGAGGTCGCGCGCAACGGCGGAGCCCGGGGGTACGGGGCCGAGCGCGCCCAGCGGGCGGCGCGGCTGCGCGGCCGCCGGACCGGTTCCGGCGGCGCCGCCCCGGCGGCCAGGGCGCGGGCCGACGCCTACGGCCGGAACCCGGCGGCCGTCGAGCGCTTCCAGGACTACCTCGCCGAACTGCTGCTGCGGGGCGGGATTCCGCGCACGGCGGCGCGGGCGGTGGCCTGCCTGCACACCACCGACGCCGGCAGCCTGAGCGCCGCCGAACTGGTCCGGCGGCTGGGGGTGAGCGCGGCGTCGGTCTCCAAGGCCGTGGCCTACCTCGAACGCCAGGGCCTGATCCGGCGCGAGCGTGCCCCGGGCCGGCGGTCCGAACGCTACGTGATCGACGACGAGGCGTGGTTCCACGCCTCGATCGCCAGCGCCCAGCGCAACGCCGTCCTGGCCGAGGCCGCCCGCCAGGGCGCCGCCGCCCTGGGCCCCACGACCCCGGCCGGCGCCCGCCTGGCCAACACCGGGCGCTACCTGCACCACGTCAGCCACGAACTGCTGAGCAGGGCGGAGTACTACCACCGCCTCTTCCGCACCGGCCGGACAACGGAGCGGGAGAGCTGA
- the aztA gene encoding zinc ABC transporter ATP-binding protein AztA: protein MEQHTPTAVDLRGVHAAHGSTAVLHDVRAAIPAGRVTAVVGPNGSGKSTLLGVLAGVHAPSSGTVARFHTGRPALVVQHSAVPDTLPVTVADTVAMGRWAHRGPWRRLTAEDRAIVAECMARLGIADLARRRLGSLSGGQRQRALLAQGLAQQSDLLLLDEPSTGLDTAAQQAVLDTVAALRDEGVTVVHATHDPAVARGADHVLRLRQGRLVPEAESAPALG from the coding sequence GTGGAACAGCACACACCGACCGCCGTCGACCTGCGCGGGGTCCACGCGGCCCACGGCTCCACCGCCGTGCTGCACGACGTGCGCGCCGCGATCCCCGCGGGCCGGGTCACCGCCGTGGTGGGGCCCAACGGCTCGGGCAAGTCCACGCTGCTGGGCGTGCTGGCCGGGGTGCACGCGCCCTCGTCCGGCACCGTGGCGCGCTTCCACACCGGGCGCCCGGCCCTGGTCGTGCAGCACAGCGCCGTGCCCGACACCCTGCCGGTGACCGTGGCCGACACCGTCGCCATGGGCCGGTGGGCGCACCGGGGGCCGTGGCGGCGCCTCACCGCCGAGGACCGCGCGATCGTGGCGGAGTGCATGGCGCGGCTGGGCATCGCCGACCTCGCCCGCCGCCGCCTGGGCTCGCTGTCGGGCGGGCAGCGCCAGCGCGCGCTGCTGGCCCAAGGGCTGGCCCAGCAATCCGACCTCCTGCTGCTGGACGAGCCCTCCACCGGGCTCGACACCGCCGCCCAGCAGGCGGTCCTGGACACGGTGGCCGCCCTGCGCGACGAAGGGGTCACCGTCGTCCACGCCACCCACGACCCCGCCGTGGCGCGCGGCGCCGACCACGTCCTGCGCCTGCGCCAGGGCCGCCTCGTCCCCGAGGCGGAGTCCGCGCCCGCCTTGGGCTGA
- a CDS encoding DUF1360 domain-containing protein, translating into MTSIVQTVNEERREYEGGASRPTRAYFATLLTYGGCLAALAGLTRLRGRTLPDSLSPRDLFLISLSTHKLSRTLAKDPVASPLRAPFTRFKGASGPAELHEEVRGTGARHAVGELLTCPFCLAQWVATAHVAGLIFAPRATRLAAGTMTAVAFSDWLQLAYAWLQQRAED; encoded by the coding sequence ATGACCTCGATCGTGCAGACCGTGAACGAGGAGAGGCGCGAATACGAGGGCGGCGCCTCCCGTCCCACGCGGGCCTACTTCGCGACACTGCTGACCTACGGGGGCTGCCTGGCCGCCCTCGCGGGACTGACCCGCCTGCGCGGGCGGACGCTGCCCGACTCCCTGTCGCCGCGGGACCTGTTCCTGATCTCCCTCTCCACGCACAAGCTCTCGCGCACTCTGGCCAAGGACCCCGTGGCCAGCCCGCTGCGCGCCCCCTTCACCCGCTTCAAGGGCGCGTCGGGCCCGGCGGAGCTGCACGAGGAGGTGCGCGGAACGGGGGCCCGCCACGCCGTCGGAGAACTCCTCACCTGCCCGTTCTGCCTGGCCCAGTGGGTGGCCACCGCCCATGTCGCCGGCCTGATCTTCGCTCCCCGCGCCACCCGCCTGGCCGCGGGGACGATGACCGCCGTGGCGTTCTCCGACTGGCTGCAACTGGCCTACGCCTGGCTCCAGCAGCGCGCCGAGGACTGA